A stretch of Anaerobacillus alkaliphilus DNA encodes these proteins:
- a CDS encoding FtsX-like permease family protein → MTYNQFILKTILFNYRKYLAYFFCITFSMTVFFLFTAIWFAPDFAEETSRGTRQIVQIAGVIASAFSIFIITYSYQQFLKSRTREFGILLSYGLLYRDMRRMIFLENSLIFLTAIFTSFISGSVFSRLTFMITTTILGINDLHFELTLPSYWLTFVVFVPIYVIIIFLTMLKLKKYSVTNLIKVNRMREMKHTGKKLIVFLGIVIIISAISLMYIYTSDFSNVGSMRQVILITILSCVVGMFLVISHFSSLLHELWKKHDQLFYKYLLPITEFSSKYSQHRAIIFIVCLLSMGIVFFSTLTYTLYQQSYAIADKEQLYDVIMKDYQAIALTEQLEVDELVVDYSHLGIIHQNLEVVYLEAPEMRHTPWRTNKRIMVASVEEFNRIYSSHYEVQQGSTLVIDFNQSGTESIDYFGEAVLIKSEEQLFSLRNMGMVQMKLFDRYVFSQPVLLVLNKIDFEQIRSHTENHDVGLISMFTFRDWRESGDFVQRLREQMEIALQEISELEAFETIKAKNTLPFVVHSKHNRYLHTKQVAGFALFIMSFISILFFVTVCVVLHFKIFADQDDDRQKLKLLRTIGITSKEVGLYLNQKLLMVIALPVVLGGFLGVVISVAINLYNVTEMEITNTIIFYNGLLVVTVYFLFISVYYVWLSSNYRRAVE, encoded by the coding sequence ATGACATATAATCAGTTCATCCTCAAGACGATTTTGTTTAACTATCGAAAATATCTTGCGTATTTTTTCTGCATTACGTTTTCGATGACTGTCTTCTTCCTTTTTACAGCGATATGGTTTGCGCCGGATTTTGCTGAAGAGACCTCAAGAGGAACAAGACAAATCGTTCAAATTGCAGGAGTTATTGCGAGTGCTTTTTCCATTTTCATTATTACATATTCCTACCAGCAATTCTTAAAAAGTCGAACAAGGGAGTTTGGAATCCTCTTGTCATATGGGCTGTTATATCGCGATATGAGACGAATGATTTTCCTTGAAAATAGTCTAATCTTCCTTACAGCTATATTCACATCCTTTATAAGTGGCAGCGTTTTTTCAAGGCTAACATTTATGATCACGACAACGATATTAGGCATTAATGATCTTCACTTTGAATTAACGCTACCTAGCTATTGGCTGACATTCGTAGTTTTTGTGCCAATCTATGTAATCATTATTTTTTTAACAATGCTTAAGCTGAAAAAATATAGCGTTACGAATTTAATTAAGGTTAATCGAATGAGAGAAATGAAGCATACTGGAAAGAAGCTAATTGTGTTTTTAGGAATAGTTATCATCATTTCAGCGATTTCCCTTATGTACATCTATACAAGTGATTTTTCAAATGTGGGTTCAATGAGGCAAGTCATTCTGATCACGATCCTAAGCTGTGTCGTAGGGATGTTTCTAGTAATTAGCCATTTTAGCAGCCTTCTGCACGAATTATGGAAAAAACATGATCAATTGTTTTACAAATATCTATTACCTATAACTGAGTTTTCCAGCAAATACTCACAACATCGAGCAATTATTTTTATCGTTTGTTTATTGAGCATGGGAATTGTGTTTTTCTCAACGCTTACTTACACACTCTATCAACAAAGCTATGCAATTGCCGATAAAGAGCAATTATACGATGTCATTATGAAAGATTATCAAGCAATTGCTCTTACCGAACAACTTGAGGTTGATGAGTTAGTAGTAGATTACTCGCATTTAGGTATCATACATCAGAATTTAGAAGTGGTTTATTTGGAAGCGCCAGAAATGAGACATACACCTTGGCGAACAAATAAAAGAATTATGGTTGCCTCTGTAGAAGAGTTTAATAGGATCTACTCAAGCCACTACGAAGTTCAGCAGGGTTCTACTCTAGTCATTGACTTTAACCAATCGGGTACAGAAAGCATTGACTATTTTGGAGAAGCAGTTCTTATAAAAAGTGAAGAACAGCTTTTTTCCCTACGGAATATGGGGATGGTTCAAATGAAGTTGTTCGATCGCTATGTATTTTCGCAGCCCGTTCTCTTGGTTTTAAATAAGATAGACTTTGAACAAATACGTAGCCATACAGAAAATCACGACGTAGGTCTTATTTCCATGTTTACATTTAGGGACTGGCGTGAAAGTGGTGATTTTGTTCAGAGACTAAGGGAGCAAATGGAAATCGCGTTGCAGGAAATTAGTGAGTTAGAGGCCTTTGAAACAATTAAAGCCAAAAATACCCTGCCATTTGTTGTTCATTCAAAACACAATCGCTATCTACATACGAAGCAGGTTGCTGGTTTTGCGTTGTTTATTATGTCATTCATTAGTATCTTATTTTTCGTAACAGTTTGTGTTGTCCTCCATTTTAAGATCTTTGCAGACCAAGACGATGATCGGCAAAAGTTGAAATTATTAAGGACGATTGGTATTACCTCAAAAGAAGTAGGACTCTATCTAAACCAAAAGTTACTCATGGTAATCGCACTTCCTGTTGTTTTAGGTGGCTTCCTGGGTGTAGTAATAAGTGTAGCAATTAATCTCTACAATGTAACGGAAATGGAGATTACCAACACGATAATCTTCTACAACGGTTTGCTAGTAGTGACAGTCTACTTTCTTTTTATAAGTGTTTACTACGTATGGTTAAGCAGTAACTATCGTCGGGCTGTTGAATAG
- a CDS encoding ABC transporter ATP-binding protein produces the protein MALNREVIVEVTNLSKKFGKTTVINDVSFNLKKGEIKGLLGPNGSGKTTILKMLVGLLKPTKGSILIEGINVQTDFEKAISKVGAIIENPEMYEYLTGYDNLWQYLRMAPNASEHRVDEVIELLGMQSYVHDKVETYSLGMLQRLGLAQALIHQPSILLLDEPTNGLDPAGIQDLRKHIKKLSNEGVSIIISSHLLAEIEMICDSVLIINNGQIVSDSELDDVRSVEESTYFFKLLNIEKLETLLSKHHLYQQVEKIVPNGFMIQAAEFEIAIVNKFLVENGFDVVGIEQVRTTLEDAFLARVRGDQ, from the coding sequence ATGGCACTAAATCGTGAAGTAATAGTAGAGGTTACCAATCTCTCAAAGAAGTTTGGAAAAACAACTGTCATAAATGATGTATCGTTTAACCTGAAAAAAGGTGAGATTAAGGGGCTCCTAGGACCCAATGGTTCTGGTAAAACAACGATTTTGAAGATGTTAGTAGGACTACTGAAGCCGACAAAGGGAAGTATTCTTATAGAAGGAATTAACGTACAAACTGATTTTGAAAAAGCTATCTCAAAGGTAGGGGCAATTATTGAAAACCCTGAGATGTATGAATATTTAACTGGTTATGATAACCTCTGGCAGTATTTACGTATGGCTCCAAATGCCTCGGAGCATCGAGTAGATGAGGTTATTGAGTTGTTAGGTATGCAGTCTTATGTCCATGATAAGGTTGAAACCTATTCTCTTGGAATGTTACAAAGGCTTGGATTGGCCCAAGCACTTATACATCAACCTAGCATTCTTTTATTAGATGAACCTACGAACGGACTTGATCCAGCAGGGATTCAAGACCTTCGTAAACATATCAAAAAGCTATCAAATGAGGGCGTATCAATTATTATCTCGAGTCATTTACTCGCTGAGATAGAAATGATCTGCGATAGCGTCCTCATTATTAATAATGGCCAAATTGTTAGTGATAGTGAACTAGACGACGTAAGAAGTGTCGAGGAAAGTACTTATTTTTTCAAACTGTTAAATATAGAAAAACTTGAAACACTTCTTTCTAAGCATCATCTTTATCAACAGGTGGAAAAAATTGTTCCAAACGGTTTTATGATACAGGCAGCTGAGTTTGAGATAGCTATTGTAAACAAGTTTTTGGTAGAGAACGGATTTGACGTCGTTGGTATTGAACAGGTTCGAACAACACTAGAAGATGCATTTCTCGCGAGAGTGAGGGGTGACCAATGA
- a CDS encoding ABC transporter permease produces the protein MRYFADLVINENVKLYKRPRGLVLLTLLILMNFAVAIVMKFIFTDTNFTFWDHLNVSTFLIFVLNFVCIIIAGDIVSSEYSQGTIKLLLIRPANRLKILVAKYVAVILFVLLVIFVHLLTTIMFGSILFYSSILELDVEFLGKITANYFFGFIELIIIASFAMMLSVVTRSSVFSVSVPIFLLMSVTLLLEVMSHYNIHHGKYLVFANTNLSQHVVGRPLFEGMTMNFSLLNIGVHMIFFFALSALLFSKRDVKV, from the coding sequence ATGAGGTATTTTGCTGATCTAGTTATCAATGAAAATGTAAAGCTTTATAAACGACCAAGAGGGCTTGTGTTACTAACTTTATTAATTCTGATGAACTTTGCGGTTGCAATTGTCATGAAGTTTATCTTTACAGATACAAATTTTACCTTTTGGGACCATCTAAATGTGAGTACATTTCTCATCTTTGTCTTAAACTTTGTCTGTATTATCATTGCAGGTGATATCGTCTCAAGTGAATATTCCCAAGGAACAATTAAACTGTTGTTAATACGTCCGGCCAACCGCCTAAAAATACTAGTAGCGAAATATGTAGCGGTTATTTTATTCGTTTTACTAGTAATTTTTGTTCATTTGCTGACAACGATCATGTTTGGTTCAATACTCTTTTATTCAAGTATACTAGAACTTGATGTGGAGTTTTTAGGGAAAATAACTGCGAATTACTTCTTTGGTTTTATCGAGCTTATTATTATTGCTTCTTTCGCGATGATGTTGTCAGTTGTAACAAGGAGTAGCGTGTTCTCAGTGTCAGTACCAATTTTTTTATTAATGTCAGTTACGTTACTGTTAGAAGTGATGAGTCATTACAATATACACCATGGAAAGTATTTGGTATTTGCTAATACAAATCTTTCACAGCATGTTGTTGGAAGGCCGTTATTTGAAGGGATGACGATGAACTTTTCACTACTTAACATAGGTGTTCATATGATTTTCTTTTTTGCTCTTTCAGCTCTGCTGTTTTCAAAAAGAGATGTGAAAGTGTAA
- a CDS encoding AAA family ATPase: protein MHKNEFIFHFQNIDRQTTPNYYDYAIVIEGIKAKLKNEIGIDFHMYADEETSNEIWDVLEEDLQENKEEVQLISYIYDGIETYTISSNHTNEKLEFIVKPRLNNAVYYYPRLKVALARATVFQMHNDMNHDFVLASDHESILEFLAYVLKRKKDYHKNYVTVFTDTEDGVDNKKERITTLVDRDQVFLEENLKKEIYRSIDQFFTEDGKFFRQYNIPYKRGILLYGSPGNGKTTLVKSIANSIQAPVVYWQITEHTSSYTVKEVFTSIAKMTPMVLVIEDMDSMPEEVRSVFLNILDGSTSKEGIFLIGTTNYPEKIDPALINRSGRFDRAYELKLPTDELRYKYLLMKQFDQFMSLEDVERIVQNTKGFSFAQLNELYTSVALQWHYEHEVNVDMICENLQADNKKSQTANWATTEQAKMGFGF from the coding sequence ATGCATAAGAACGAGTTTATTTTTCATTTTCAAAACATTGATCGCCAGACTACACCAAACTACTATGACTATGCCATTGTTATAGAAGGAATAAAAGCAAAATTAAAAAATGAAATAGGTATAGATTTTCATATGTATGCTGATGAAGAAACATCAAATGAGATTTGGGATGTCCTAGAAGAAGACCTTCAGGAAAATAAAGAAGAGGTTCAGTTAATTTCATATATATATGATGGAATTGAAACGTATACGATCTCTTCCAACCACACTAATGAAAAGTTAGAGTTTATTGTAAAACCGCGTTTGAATAATGCTGTTTACTATTATCCAAGATTAAAGGTAGCATTGGCAAGAGCTACGGTTTTTCAAATGCATAACGATATGAACCATGATTTTGTATTAGCTAGTGATCATGAGAGTATACTAGAGTTCCTTGCTTATGTCTTAAAGAGGAAGAAAGATTATCATAAAAACTACGTGACTGTTTTTACCGACACAGAAGATGGGGTGGATAACAAGAAAGAGAGAATTACTACCTTAGTCGACCGGGATCAAGTATTTCTAGAAGAAAATCTCAAGAAGGAGATTTACCGTTCAATCGATCAATTCTTTACTGAAGATGGGAAGTTCTTCAGACAATACAATATTCCATATAAAAGGGGCATCCTCTTATACGGGAGTCCGGGGAATGGTAAAACAACGTTAGTAAAATCGATTGCCAATAGCATTCAAGCTCCGGTGGTTTACTGGCAAATTACTGAGCATACGTCGAGCTATACGGTTAAAGAGGTTTTTACATCCATTGCCAAAATGACACCAATGGTATTAGTCATAGAAGACATGGATTCGATGCCAGAAGAAGTACGTTCAGTGTTCTTAAACATATTAGATGGGTCTACTTCAAAAGAAGGAATTTTCCTCATTGGTACAACAAACTATCCAGAAAAAATAGATCCAGCACTCATCAACCGTTCTGGTCGCTTCGATAGAGCCTATGAGTTAAAGCTACCAACAGATGAATTACGCTACAAATATTTACTTATGAAACAATTTGATCAATTCATGTCTCTAGAAGATGTGGAACGAATTGTACAAAACACAAAAGGATTTTCGTTTGCTCAATTAAATGAGCTTTACACATCTGTAGCACTTCAATGGCATTATGAACATGAGGTCAACGTTGATATGATCTGTGAAAACCTGCAAGCAGATAACAAAAAAAGCCAGACAGCCAACTGGGCTACTACTGAACAGGCTAAAATGGGATTTGGTTTTTAA
- a CDS encoding phosphate/phosphite/phosphonate ABC transporter substrate-binding protein produces the protein MKKYLFISLALLFVFLVGCNSSNSNATSTSKESSASSGTTETKSKTETSKPAGPITIVWYPNESGSDLADARDALGEIVTNATGLEVVHRTTTDYNIAIETIASGNADLAFMGPIGYIEANKKNSAVLPMVVPSGQSGTVDDALYHAWLGVKKENAESYKNGSDFSIENIQGKKMSFVSTSSASGFVVPGNSIVGYFSQKEQWKDLIAEDLLEGGSNMFFSEVAYGNSHQGSLVNLLMNRSDIAAFCDSCVNNYIEHVDGEENRPGAVYRIRDDADEPLNGFPGEEFTIISVTPVLNAPFVVNTNNLNADMIEKIIVGFTSDEVANNPSVFVPKDSEFKGLFSKRADERFVRVEDAWFNPLRDLQ, from the coding sequence ATGAAAAAATATTTATTTATCTCTTTAGCGTTATTATTTGTGTTCCTAGTAGGGTGCAACAGTTCTAATTCCAATGCTACATCTACTTCAAAGGAATCTTCTGCTTCTAGCGGTACAACTGAAACCAAAAGCAAGACAGAAACTTCGAAACCAGCGGGTCCAATTACAATCGTATGGTATCCGAACGAATCTGGTTCTGATTTAGCGGATGCTCGTGATGCTTTAGGTGAAATTGTAACGAATGCAACTGGATTAGAAGTGGTTCATCGTACGACAACAGATTATAATATTGCGATTGAAACAATTGCTAGCGGGAACGCAGACCTAGCATTTATGGGTCCTATAGGATATATCGAAGCAAATAAAAAGAATAGCGCAGTTTTACCAATGGTTGTACCAAGTGGTCAATCTGGAACAGTAGATGATGCTCTCTATCACGCATGGTTAGGTGTGAAAAAAGAAAACGCGGAGTCTTATAAGAATGGTTCAGATTTTTCAATTGAAAACATTCAAGGAAAGAAAATGTCTTTCGTTTCTACAAGCTCAGCTTCTGGCTTTGTTGTACCAGGGAATAGTATCGTTGGTTACTTTAGCCAAAAGGAACAATGGAAAGATCTTATCGCTGAAGATCTATTAGAAGGTGGAAGTAACATGTTCTTTAGTGAGGTAGCTTATGGAAACTCACACCAAGGTTCACTAGTTAATCTTCTTATGAACAGATCTGATATTGCGGCGTTTTGTGACTCTTGCGTCAACAACTATATTGAACATGTTGATGGAGAAGAAAACCGACCAGGTGCTGTTTATAGAATAAGGGACGATGCTGATGAGCCATTAAATGGCTTTCCAGGGGAAGAGTTTACAATTATCTCTGTAACGCCAGTTCTGAATGCTCCATTTGTTGTGAATACAAACAACTTAAATGCGGATATGATTGAAAAAATCATTGTCGGCTTTACTTCGGACGAAGTTGCCAATAACCCATCAGTTTTCGTCCCAAAAGACTCTGAATTCAAAGGATTATTTAGCAAACGAGCTGACGAACGCTTTGTCCGTGTAGAAGACGCATGGTTTAATCCATTAAGAGATCTACAATAA
- the phnC gene encoding phosphonate ABC transporter ATP-binding protein has protein sequence MKTLLDVKNVSKRYGQETLALSNVNFSVNEGEFVSIIGPSGAGKSTLLRCINRMIDATDGEIHFENEDILKYNKREMRRLRTKVGMIFQHYNLVNRLSVIENVLHGRLGYKSTIAGILGLYSEEEKRQAIKLLGLLGLEEQVYKRCDQLSGGQKQRVGIARALIQDPKILLCDEPIASLDPNASKIIMDYLQTVSKTMGITVIVNLHQVDVALNYSDRIIGVSKGQIVYDGYPKDITTNQIHSIYGSEAGDLMIDLGGRNAG, from the coding sequence ATGAAAACGTTACTGGATGTTAAAAATGTCTCAAAGCGATATGGCCAAGAAACATTAGCGTTATCAAATGTTAACTTCTCTGTTAACGAAGGAGAGTTTGTTTCCATTATTGGCCCATCAGGCGCGGGAAAATCAACTCTCCTTCGCTGTATTAATCGAATGATTGATGCAACAGACGGAGAAATTCATTTTGAAAACGAAGATATTTTAAAATATAACAAGCGAGAAATGCGACGATTACGTACAAAAGTTGGGATGATATTTCAGCATTATAATCTAGTAAATCGTCTAAGTGTTATTGAAAACGTCCTTCATGGCCGACTTGGCTATAAATCTACAATTGCTGGGATTTTAGGGTTATATAGTGAGGAAGAAAAAAGACAAGCGATTAAACTATTAGGATTACTTGGACTAGAGGAACAGGTGTATAAGCGTTGTGATCAATTAAGTGGTGGGCAGAAGCAGCGTGTAGGTATTGCAAGAGCGCTTATTCAAGATCCAAAAATATTACTGTGTGATGAACCGATTGCATCACTTGATCCTAATGCTTCAAAAATAATTATGGACTACTTACAAACGGTTTCAAAAACTATGGGAATAACAGTCATCGTTAACTTACATCAAGTAGATGTTGCCTTAAACTATTCAGATCGAATTATTGGTGTTAGTAAAGGCCAGATTGTTTATGACGGGTATCCGAAAGATATTACTACAAATCAAATTCATAGTATTTATGGGTCAGAAGCAGGAGATCTGATGATAGACCTTGGAGGAAGAAATGCAGGATAA
- a CDS encoding PhnE/PtxC family ABC transporter permease — translation MQDKFFLKKRLKSSIILFVVLLVTYGAIIMTEFSLIKGLASIPKAFEWGVTNFFPTTKSLERLPNILNKLFETILVSIGATTVAAIFALAFAIMGSATTRVNSFLSGMARGFATLFRNIDIAVWSMILLFTFGQSALTGFFALFFVSFGFLTRAFIEVIDEASGSSVEALQATGAPYLTTIFQSVIPASLPMMLSWVLFVAETNIRSATLIGILTGTGIGFAFDLYYKSMNYNAASLVVIVIVLTILLIEYISNYVRRVIL, via the coding sequence ATGCAGGATAAATTCTTTCTGAAAAAAAGACTTAAATCTTCGATCATTCTTTTCGTCGTTTTACTTGTGACCTATGGTGCAATCATTATGACTGAATTTAGTCTTATTAAAGGGCTTGCCTCAATTCCAAAAGCATTTGAGTGGGGTGTAACAAATTTCTTTCCTACTACAAAATCACTTGAGAGATTGCCAAATATCTTAAATAAGTTGTTTGAAACAATTCTCGTATCGATTGGCGCTACGACTGTAGCAGCTATTTTTGCCCTTGCCTTTGCCATTATGGGATCGGCTACCACAAGGGTGAACAGCTTTTTGAGTGGTATGGCGAGGGGATTTGCAACATTATTCCGTAATATAGATATCGCTGTTTGGTCAATGATTTTATTATTTACCTTTGGACAAAGTGCATTAACGGGTTTCTTTGCTTTATTCTTTGTTTCCTTTGGGTTTTTAACTAGGGCATTTATTGAAGTAATTGATGAAGCGAGCGGCAGTTCTGTTGAAGCATTGCAGGCGACAGGTGCCCCATATCTAACAACAATCTTTCAATCTGTGATACCAGCAAGTCTGCCTATGATGCTCAGTTGGGTTCTGTTTGTTGCTGAAACGAACATTCGTAGTGCCACTCTGATTGGAATTCTGACTGGTACAGGGATCGGATTTGCTTTTGACTTGTATTATAAGAGTATGAACTACAATGCAGCTAGTTTAGTAGTAATTGTCATCGTCTTAACAATTCTCCTAATCGAATATATTTCAAACTATGTTAGAAGGGTGATCTTGTAG
- a CDS encoding PhnE/PtxC family ABC transporter permease → MGLERLNRTQPNSSVLIEQYLSKPIKVKKLTKATLVIRATLLSLLLITIYGFYFYDYKGINIIEAGLATLANFKIMFTEAHFNHFTFTEGVYVATVTLSLAVLTTLFGAIIALFLGLLAAQNLSTPAVANAVKSVVAVVRAVPTVLWVLIFAIAAGLGSVAAVVGMTFHSVSYLVKAYSESFEELDEGVIEALRASGASWWQIVFQAVIPSTMSYLISWTFLRFEINFGVAIAMGAAAAAGGIGFELFMASAFYYDIRELGTITYFVLFIAIMLEVIATKIKSKLRTTH, encoded by the coding sequence GTGGGACTTGAACGATTAAATAGAACACAGCCGAACTCGAGTGTTTTAATAGAGCAATATTTATCAAAACCGATTAAAGTAAAGAAACTCACTAAGGCGACACTAGTCATCAGAGCGACCCTTCTTTCATTGTTACTGATAACCATTTATGGTTTTTACTTTTATGATTACAAAGGGATAAACATTATAGAAGCAGGTTTGGCAACTCTGGCAAACTTTAAAATCATGTTTACAGAAGCTCATTTTAACCATTTTACGTTTACCGAAGGGGTATATGTAGCGACTGTTACGTTAAGTCTTGCGGTTTTAACTACATTATTCGGAGCGATAATTGCCCTGTTTTTAGGGTTACTAGCAGCACAGAATTTATCAACACCAGCCGTAGCAAATGCTGTTAAAAGTGTGGTAGCCGTTGTTAGGGCAGTACCGACAGTTTTATGGGTACTTATTTTTGCGATAGCTGCAGGTTTAGGTAGTGTGGCAGCTGTTGTGGGTATGACCTTTCATTCTGTTAGTTACTTAGTGAAAGCTTATTCCGAATCTTTTGAGGAGTTAGATGAAGGAGTAATAGAAGCATTAAGAGCTAGTGGAGCGAGTTGGTGGCAGATCGTCTTCCAGGCGGTAATTCCATCGACAATGTCATATCTCATTTCTTGGACTTTCTTACGCTTTGAGATTAACTTTGGTGTGGCTATAGCTATGGGTGCAGCTGCTGCAGCAGGTGGAATCGGTTTTGAATTATTTATGGCAAGTGCTTTTTATTATGATATAAGGGAACTTGGTACGATTACTTATTTTGTTTTATTTATTGCGATCATGCTTGAGGTAATTGCTACGAAGATTAAATCAAAATTAAGAACGACTCATTAG
- a CDS encoding DegV family protein — protein sequence MKKIAWVTDSSAYIPDHMLGNEDIYVVPLVLILDGEEYRDGIDLTEEELYSKLKAFTTPPKTSQPAIGDFVTLYNELKERYDAVIGVHISRALSGTISASEQAAEVADLDMKIIDSKILSYPLTGLIERGMALNSEGREIDEIAKELQEIADSGETYVLVGSLEQLQRSGRLNGLQYLLGSLLNIRPIIKIEDGKLGIFEKKRSDVKAANRIFELLDQAMTLPKNEVYILHANAIEKANDWKEIISEKYPNLNIVIGPLSSAVTLHAGEGTIALSWFNK from the coding sequence ATGAAAAAAATTGCTTGGGTAACAGATAGCTCCGCTTATATTCCAGATCATATGCTAGGTAACGAAGATATATATGTTGTTCCGCTCGTATTAATTTTAGATGGAGAAGAGTATCGTGATGGGATAGACCTTACTGAAGAAGAGTTATACTCTAAATTGAAAGCGTTTACCACACCACCTAAAACATCTCAGCCAGCAATTGGAGACTTTGTTACTTTATATAATGAGTTAAAAGAAAGGTATGACGCAGTTATCGGTGTTCACATCTCTCGTGCCTTAAGTGGGACAATCTCAGCTAGTGAACAAGCAGCAGAGGTCGCTGATCTTGATATGAAAATTATAGACTCGAAAATATTATCTTACCCACTCACTGGCTTAATTGAACGAGGAATGGCTCTTAATAGTGAAGGAAGAGAAATAGATGAAATCGCTAAAGAATTACAGGAAATCGCTGATAGTGGAGAGACATATGTGTTAGTAGGAAGTCTTGAACAATTACAGAGAAGTGGACGGTTAAATGGGCTTCAGTATTTACTTGGAAGTCTTCTAAATATACGACCAATTATTAAAATCGAAGATGGAAAACTTGGTATTTTTGAGAAAAAGAGATCCGATGTTAAAGCAGCAAATCGCATTTTCGAATTGCTAGATCAAGCAATGACATTACCCAAAAACGAGGTTTATATTTTACATGCAAATGCCATAGAAAAAGCTAATGATTGGAAAGAGATCATTAGCGAAAAATATCCTAACTTAAACATCGTTATTGGACCTTTATCGTCTGCAGTTACCCTTCACGCAGGAGAAGGAACGATTGCATTATCATGGTTTAATAAATAG
- the plsY gene encoding glycerol-3-phosphate 1-O-acyltransferase PlsY: protein MELFVLLVVSYLIGSIPFALIIGKGIYKTDIRGHGSGNLGGTNTFRILGKKAGILVALGDVLKGTLAASLPFLLGLEVNPLLVGIPAVIGHCYPCFANFRGGKAMATSGGVLLVASPILFLIMFISFIVFLKLTKIVSLTSMLSAVMFHGIVIWIGDKSDAIATFILLVLIVYRHRENIARIVGKTEPKISWL, encoded by the coding sequence ATGGAGCTCTTCGTATTGTTAGTAGTTAGTTACTTAATAGGATCGATACCTTTTGCCTTAATAATTGGGAAAGGTATCTATAAAACCGATATTCGAGGACATGGAAGCGGGAACTTAGGAGGTACAAATACGTTTCGAATATTAGGGAAGAAAGCAGGTATTCTGGTTGCACTCGGAGATGTATTAAAAGGTACACTTGCTGCTAGCCTCCCTTTCTTACTTGGACTAGAGGTTAACCCTTTACTCGTAGGTATTCCAGCCGTAATCGGACATTGTTATCCTTGCTTTGCAAACTTCAGAGGAGGAAAAGCAATGGCTACCTCTGGAGGGGTTTTATTAGTTGCAAGTCCCATCCTTTTTTTGATTATGTTTATATCCTTTATTGTCTTTTTAAAACTAACAAAAATTGTATCGTTAACCTCCATGCTGTCAGCTGTCATGTTTCATGGAATTGTTATTTGGATTGGAGATAAATCAGATGCGATAGCAACGTTTATTCTATTGGTATTAATTGTGTATCGTCATCGTGAAAATATTGCAAGGATTGTAGGGAAAACTGAGCCTAAAATTAGTTGGCTATAA